Genomic window (Clostridia bacterium):
TAAAAAGACATATGCCTTTGCTCAATGGGATAAAAGATGAGTTTTCCAAACACAAACCATTAAAAGATTTAAAAGTATCTGTTTCTATACATCTAGAGGCAAAAACCGCATACTTAGCCCAGGTTCTTGCGGCAGGTGGTGCTCAAGTTTATATAACAGGGAGCAATCCTCTTTCCACCCAGGATGATATTGCCGCAGCTCTTGTACAACATGGTATAAATGTGTTTGCATGGTACGGTGCTTCTGAAAAAGAATATATAGAACATTTGAATTATACATTAGAGTGCAAACCCCATATAGTTATAGATGATGGCGGCGATTTGGTACACATGCTTCACGGGGAAAGAAAAGACTTGGCTGACCACGTTATGGGCGGGTGTGAGGAGACTACTACCGGAGTCATGCGGTTAAAAGCGCGCCAAAGGGGAGAAGGTTTGAACTTTCCCATGATGGCAGTAAATGATGCTTATTGTAAATACTTGTTTGATAATAGGTATGGTACAGGCCAATCGGTGTGGGATGGCATAATGAGGACTACAAATTTGATTGTAGCAGGGAAAACAGTAGTAGTAGCAGGCTATGGATGGTGTGGCAAGGGTGTAGCCCTGAAGGCTAAAGGATTAGGAGCAAATGTAATAGTATGTGAGGTGGATCCTATAAAAGCACTTGAAGCCTTTATGGATGGATATAGAGTCATGAGTATGGACAAAGCTGCCAAACAAGGGGATATATTTATAACTGTCACAGGCTGTAACCAGGTGATAACTGCCAGGCATTTTGATAATATGAAAGATGGCGCTATACTTGCAAATGCAGGCCATTTTAACGTAGAGATATCGGTGGATGACCTGGAGACCTGTTGTGTTGAGAAAAGAGAAATGAGGGACAATATAACAGGGTATGTGATGAAGGATGGTAGAATTATTAACCTGTTAGCTGAAGGCAGATTGGTGAATCTGGCAGCAGGAGACGGACACCCAGCTGAGATTATGGATATGAGTTTTGCATTGCAGGCACTTTGTGCTGAATATATAGTTAAAAATGGTCAAGGCCTAAAAAATGTATTATATAAAGTACCGGATGAAATAGATAAAAGGGTAGCAGAGATGAAATTGGCATCTCTTGGGGTAGAGATAGACTATCTAGACCCGGGACAAATTGAGTATATAAATGGTTGGGGAGGAAAATATGCCTAAATACGAATATGATATCCTTATAAGGAATGCAATAATTATAACTAATGATGATATAGGCATAATAGAATGTGGAGAAGTAGGAATTATAGGCGATCACATAGCATATGTGGCAAGCAAGCCTCAAAAAGAGAGCACAGCAGCCCATGTAATAGAGGGAAAAGATATGGTTGTTATGCCAGGGCTGGTCAATGCCCATACCCATACTGGGATGTCTATACTGAGAAGTTTTGGTGATGATATGCCTCTATGGGATTGGCTTACAAAAATTATCTGGCCTGCTGAAGATATGTTGAACGGAAAGGATATATACTGGTCTTGCATGCTCAGCATCGCTGAAATGATCATGTCAGGGACCACATGCTTTGCAGACATGTATTTTTTTATGGAAGATGTAGCTAAAGCGGTGCAACAAACAGGTGTACGTGCATTGCTTGCTAGAGGACTTCAGGATAATGACGGAAAGGGAGAACTGCGTTTAAAGGAAAACGAAATCCTGTTCAGAGAATATGATAGCGTTTCAAATGGCAGGCTAAAAATAGCATTAGGACCACATGCACCCTATACATGTAGCATGCCATATTTGAACAGAATTGCTGATACAGCATGTAAATTAGGATGTAAAATACATATTCATTTATCAGAAACAGAAAAAGAAGTTAGGGAAAGTATTCAGGAATTTGGAAGATCTCCTATCCGGTATGCTCTGGATTCCGGGATTTTTGCATCAGATACTATAGCGGCACATTGTGTAAATGTATCAGACCATGATATTGATATACTTAAAAACAGCAAGGCGAACGTGGTTTATAATCCATCCAGCAATTTTAAATTATCCAGTGGATTTGCACCTGTAAATAAATTTATGGAAAAAGGCATCAATATATGTCTAGGTACAGACAGTGCAGCTAGCAATAATAATTTAAATATGTTTGAAGAAATGCATATAGCTTCTCTGGTAAACAAAGTATTATGTGGTGATCCAACTGCAATTGATGCAAAAACTGCATTAAATATGGTTACTATAAATGGAGCAGCTGCACTAGGATTTGAAAGGTCAGGGCGTATAAAAGAAGGTTGGAAGGCGGATATAATTTTAATTGATATGAATTCGCCTCATATGTATCCTAGAAACAACATAGTGTCAAATATAGTATATTCGGCTCAGGCTTCTGACGTCCATACTGTAATAGTTGATGGCGGGATATTGATGGAAAATAGACAATTTAAAAAAATAGATTTAGAGAGAGTATATTTTGAAATAGAAAAGATAAGGGAGCGATTAAACGAAAATAGGTGACCCTGGTCACCTATTTTCATGGGGTTTGGAATTTTATTTTAAAACTCAAGGGGTATTAAGAAAGGATGAAGGCTAAAAAAATTTATAACCTTTCTTCTTTCTACATTATAATAGAAAAAATGACATTGTTGTATAATTTTACAGTACTATTTGTATAGTACTTTAGTATTAAAAAGCATACTAATATGCGTGTGGAACAATAAAAAAACTAGAAAAAATAAAATAAATGAGTTATAATGTCGAAGTAAAGGTATTTGAAAGGGATGTAATTTAATTGTTTGATGGGGAGAAAATTAAAAAAGCCGTAACTATGATAATCGAGGCTATAGGCGAGGATCCTGAAAGGGAGGGTCTGAAAAAAACGCCTGACAGAGTAGCCAGGATGTACCAAGAAATATTTAGCGGACTAGAACAAGATGCCGGACAATATTTGCAGGTTTATTTTACTGAAGAACAGTATGATGAAATGGTGCTGGTCAAAGATATTCCTATTTATTCTATGTGTGAACATCATTTTTTGCCTTTCTATGGCAAAGCACATATCGCTTATATACCTAAAAAGGGTAGAATTACAGGACTGAGCAAATTAGCAAGAGCGGTGGATACAGTCGCAAAGCGTCCACAGCTGCAAGAACGGTTGACAAATCAGGTGGCTGATCTTGTGATGGAAAACCTTGATGCTCAAGGAGTTGTTGTGGTCATTGAAGCTGAACATATGTGTATGACTATGAGGGGTATTAAAAAGCCGGGTTCAAGAACTATAACATCAGCTATACGGGGATTATATAGAAGAAACATGGCTTCCAGACAGGAAGCATTTACATTGATAAAGGGGTAGAGATGTCATGGAAAAAGTTAACAATATTTTAAAGAATCACAGATACTGGGAATACCTGCAAAAGAATGAGCAATATGAAAGAGACAGGAAATTTTGCAAACATGGTATTGACCATCATTTGAATGTTGCTCGCATCGCCTATATATTATCAATAGAAAATAATATGCAGATAGATAAAGAGATTATTTATGCTGCCGGATTGTTGCATGATATTGGGAGATGGAAAGAGTATGAGCAGGATGTTGATCATGCATCTGCTAGCGCAGAGCTATCAGAAGATATCTTGAAGGAATGTGGGTTTAACAGAGATCAAAGACATATGATAGAAAAAGCTATCAAAGAACATAGAAAAGATGGGGTGCAAAATACTTATTTAAGCGTGCTTTTATGCAGAAGCGATAAGTTCGCTAGAAATTGTATTGATTGCCAGGCTATCAATGAATGCAACCGTTTTAAGGATAAAGATATAAGCGATTATAGGCTTGTTTATTAGGAGGAAAGTCATGTCTTGTATAAAACGTGTAATTAAAATTGGAAATTCTAAATTAGAGATGGGAAAACGTACATATATAATGGGTATTTTGAACGTGACGCCAGATTCGTTTTCAGATGGAGGAAAGTATATAGATTTGGATAAGGCGGTAGAACATGCTTTAAATATGGTAAAGGATGGGGCAGATATAATTGATATAGGTGGCGAGTCTACAAGGCCTAATTCTAGTAGAGTAGATTTGTGTCAGGAAGTAAGAAGAGTAATTCCGGTAGTTGAAAAATTGGTAAAAGCAATTGATATTCCCATTTCTGTTGATACATACAAGGCTGAAGTTGCTAGACTTGCCTTAGAACAAGGGGCTCACATGATAAATGATGTGTCAGGTCTTAAAGAGGATAAGGATATGGCAGAAATAGTTGCTCAATATCGGGTGCCAGTATGTATAATGCATGACAGTAAAATATACCATCACCAAGATGTAATATATGAAATAGTTAACGGTATAAGAGAAAGCCTTGATATAGCTTTTTCGGCAGGGATAGATCCAGAGAATATAATACTAGATCCAGGGATAGGGTTCGGTAAGGACTGGAAACAAAATATTATGATAATGAGAAGGTTTGAGGAGCTGTGTAAGCTAGATTATCCTTTGTTGTTGGGTACTTCAAGGAAATCATTTATAGGGAAGACATTGGATGTTCCTGTAGATCAGAGGTTAGAAGGCACTTTGGCAACGGTTTGTGTAGGCATAACAAAAGGTGCAGATATTGTGCGGGTTCACGATGTAAAACAGGTTAAAAGGTTAGTTGATATGACTGATGCTATGGTAAGAAGGTGTTGATTTGGATTCAATATCGATCAAGGATTTAGAGATATATGCTTATCACGGTGTAAACGAAGAAGAAAAGAAACTGGGCCAGAAATTTTCAATATCTTTGAAGATGTATGTTGACCTTAAGAAAGCTGGAATATCGGATGACATATCGGATACTATCAATTATGCAGAGGTGATTCAGGATATTAAGTCTATTTGCATTTCTAAATCATATAATTTAATTGAAACTCTGGCTGAAGAAGTGGCCAGATATCTATTAAAAAAATATCGAATTATTAACAGTGTAAAAGTAGAGGTTAAAAAACCTTGGGCACCCGTAGGGTGTATTTTAAACTACGTCTGCATAAGTATACATAGGGAGAGATGAAAATGTCAACGGTTTATCTTAGTCTAGGTTCTAATATGGGGGACAGAGAAAAAAATTTAAATAATGCGATAAGGCTGTTAGAGGAGACTGAAGATGTACAGGTAGATATAATTTCGAAATATATAGAGACTGATCCTGTAGGGTATGTTGCTCAAGATAAATTTTTAAACTGTGCATTAAAAATATCCACTCAGTTATCACCTAGCAGAATATTGAAGATATGCATGAACATAGAGAAAAAACTGAAAAGAATGAGGACTGTAAAATGGGGACCTAGAACAATAGATATCGATATATTGATGTATGATGATCTCGTGATAGATGAGGAAAATCTGGTTATCCCCCACCCTAGAATGCATCATAGACTTTTTGTGCTTGAATGTCTAAATGAAATTGCACCTAATGCAGTTCATCCTTCTACTGGGAAAAAGATAAAAGAATTATATACAGAAATTGTGCAGAACACCACCGATTGAGGTGGTGTTTTATTAAAAATGAATAAAAGGACTTTACAAATGAATGCAGAATAATATACTATAGTTAATAAACTTTACTAACCAAAGAAAGACCGAGGAGATACTATGAAAACGGGAAAACCAGAAGTCATAGCAAATATGAATAAAAATGCTATTCTTCAGCTTTTAAGAAAATCAGGACCTTTATCCAGAGCTCAGATATCCAGGAGACTTAACATGAGCTTTCCAGCAATATCTTCAAATGTAAGGATATTATTAGATCATGGATTGATAGAGGAAGTAGGAGAAGGAAATAATTATTTAGGGAGAAAATCAACTTTGCTAGCATTTAATCCAAACAAAGGATATGTTATAGGGGTTGATATAGGTAGAAGCAGGTTGAGAGTAATGAGCAGCAACTTATCAGGAGAAGTTATAAAAAGTATAAAAATAGATTGGAGTACAGAAATAGAAGGAGAACATATAATAGACAAAGTGTGTGACGCGATAAATGAAATAGTTGAAATGAGCAATATACCTGTCAAGGATATTATGTGTATATGTATAGGTATCCCCGGAATACGGGATGAGCAACAGGAAAAAAACTTGCTAGCTCCTTTTATAGAAGGTTGGAAAGAGATAGATATAGAGGACAGAATATCTAAAGAATTTCCCACAGAAATAATAATAGATAACAGCGTGAATTTTGGAGCTATCGGTGAAAAATGGAAAGGAGCTGCAAGAGGTTACAAAGATATAGTTTATATAACTTATGGAGTGGGCATAGGAGCTGGTTTGATTTTAAATGGTGAATTATACCGTGGATTCAAGAATGCTGCGGGAGAAATTGGATATATGACGGTAGATAAGCATTTCTTGAGAAAGTATTTTAAAGATGCAGGTTCTTTGGAGGAATTGGTATCAGGTGCTGCAATAGGGAAAAACATTTCAAATGTATATGGAGGAGAGGTTAGGACGGTAGAAGAAATTCTAAATAGAACAGATCAAGATGATGCTTTTGCCTTTAACATTGTGAATGATATCGTTATATATATTTCGATGACCCTTGTTAATATTGTTTCATTGATTAATCCGGAAATTATAGTTTTATCCGGTAGAATCGGTAAAGCGATATTTGAAAGATATAATGACAGGATAATACAAACAATGAATGCCCATGTTCCATATGTTCCTGAGATAAGTCTGTCAGAACTAGATGAAAAGGCTAATGTGCTAGGGGCAGTAGCGGTTGGGATAAGGCACGCAAATAGCAGGAATATATTTCAAACAAAATGATGTAAAAAAGAAGGAATTTATAAACAAATGTAGAATTACTTAATAAAGTTTAATAAATAAAAGGAGTGTATAAATTTATGATCACACCAACTGCTGGATTTATAGTATATGGAGTGCATAAGGATGGGTTAAAAGATCCTAGCGGCGATCTGTTTATTGATGATTCTATTATCCAAAAGTCCAAGAAAGCACTAAAGGAACGGGGAGTTGACCTTGTGGAGCATGACGTGATAGTTGCCACAAAACAGGAAGCCAAAGAAGCATTGGGAAAAATGAAACATGATGACAATGTAGATTGTGTAATATTATTTACAGCTACCTGGGTTTGGGCAGCTCATTTGATTGCAGCAGTGAGAGACTTTGCAGCTACCGGCAAAGGAGTTTTGATATGGACAAATCCAGGCTCCCAAGGCTGGAGGCCTGTAGGCGGCCTCGTGATGCATGGCGCGTTATTAGAAGTAGGCATCCAACACAAATTTGTATACGGTTCAGCAGACGATGCTAAAGAAGTAGACAAAGTAGTCAGCTTTTGCAAAGCAGCACACCTTAAAAATTTCCTAAATATGTCCACTGTAGGCGTATTTGGCGGCAGGGGTATGGGTCAGACATGTGGGGTGGCAGACCCTTCACAGTGGATGAGGATGTTTGGAATAGATATAGATACCAGAGATACCACAAAACTGATAAAAAGAGCGGAAAGCATATCCCAGGACAAAATAAAAGCCATGGAACCGAGGTTTATGGAGCTGTTTGATAAACTGCCGGAAAAGACTGAAGCTAACGAGCGTTCAGTAAGACTATACCTTGCACTCAAAGAGATAGTAGAAGAAGAAGGCTTTGACTTTTATTCGATACAATCCTTCCCCGGTTTGGGAGACGACTATGCAGCCACCTGCTTTGCACAGAGCATGATGTTGGAAGACGGATACGGCACATCCACATTGGGAGATATGAATACTGCACTTACAGTGCTATTATTGACGAAACTGAGCAAAGAAAGAGTATACTACGGTGATCTTCAGAATATAGATAAAGAGAATAATGAAATTAAAATAATAGGAGATGGAGCAATACCGCCATCACTAGCTAGCAAAATAGGACCTGCAGGATTTGGAAAGCACGGAATTCCAACGGAAGGCGAGGCAGGAGGCCTATCAGTTGAGTTAGTATGCAAGGCAGGCGAAGGGGTGCTGGCAAGACTAGGGAGAGTGAATGGCGAATTCCAGATGGTGATAACCAGATGTTCTATATTTGAACCGCCTGCTGACCAGATAGAGCAGAGAAGACAAGAATGTGGAATACCTTTCTGGCCTCATGGGTTTGTAAAAGCTCATTGTGACATCGATAAGCTTCTTGAGCACTGGACCAATGAATATGCATGCCTAGGATATGGGGAAGACCTGTATCAACCCCTGATAGATTTTTGTGAAATGACCGGAATAAAACCAATATTGCCTTAAATATGTTTTTCAAGCGAGCACAATATGCTCGCTTGAAATTAACTTTTTTACTCAAGGAGGATATTATGAAATTATTTAATAAATCCTATTCAAAAAAAGAGTTGTCCCGAAAGTGTGGTAATATGCATCAGATTGGAGGAACTAGGCACTACGAGCTTTTGGAAGGAAGCGCTAAAGGCACAAGAGCTATAGATATAAATACCGGTTCAGGTTTTCACTTCACAGTTTTGCCCGATAGGGGAATGGATATATCTCTTGCATCGTATAGAGGTGTAAATTTGGTTTATCAGACACCTAATGGAGAGATGAATCCAGCTTTTTATAATGCAGTAGGCACAGAATGGCTCAGGACGTTTTTTGCCGGATTGT
Coding sequences:
- a CDS encoding adenosylhomocysteinase: MSRSIIRDQSLAAKGKRKIDWVKRHMPLLNGIKDEFSKHKPLKDLKVSVSIHLEAKTAYLAQVLAAGGAQVYITGSNPLSTQDDIAAALVQHGINVFAWYGASEKEYIEHLNYTLECKPHIVIDDGGDLVHMLHGERKDLADHVMGGCEETTTGVMRLKARQRGEGLNFPMMAVNDAYCKYLFDNRYGTGQSVWDGIMRTTNLIVAGKTVVVAGYGWCGKGVALKAKGLGANVIVCEVDPIKALEAFMDGYRVMSMDKAAKQGDIFITVTGCNQVITARHFDNMKDGAILANAGHFNVEISVDDLETCCVEKREMRDNITGYVMKDGRIINLLAEGRLVNLAAGDGHPAEIMDMSFALQALCAEYIVKNGQGLKNVLYKVPDEIDKRVAEMKLASLGVEIDYLDPGQIEYINGWGGKYA
- a CDS encoding amidohydrolase, producing the protein MPKYEYDILIRNAIIITNDDIGIIECGEVGIIGDHIAYVASKPQKESTAAHVIEGKDMVVMPGLVNAHTHTGMSILRSFGDDMPLWDWLTKIIWPAEDMLNGKDIYWSCMLSIAEMIMSGTTCFADMYFFMEDVAKAVQQTGVRALLARGLQDNDGKGELRLKENEILFREYDSVSNGRLKIALGPHAPYTCSMPYLNRIADTACKLGCKIHIHLSETEKEVRESIQEFGRSPIRYALDSGIFASDTIAAHCVNVSDHDIDILKNSKANVVYNPSSNFKLSSGFAPVNKFMEKGINICLGTDSAASNNNLNMFEEMHIASLVNKVLCGDPTAIDAKTALNMVTINGAAALGFERSGRIKEGWKADIILIDMNSPHMYPRNNIVSNIVYSAQASDVHTVIVDGGILMENRQFKKIDLERVYFEIEKIRERLNENR
- the folE gene encoding GTP cyclohydrolase I FolE → MFDGEKIKKAVTMIIEAIGEDPEREGLKKTPDRVARMYQEIFSGLEQDAGQYLQVYFTEEQYDEMVLVKDIPIYSMCEHHFLPFYGKAHIAYIPKKGRITGLSKLARAVDTVAKRPQLQERLTNQVADLVMENLDAQGVVVVIEAEHMCMTMRGIKKPGSRTITSAIRGLYRRNMASRQEAFTLIKG
- a CDS encoding HD domain-containing protein, with translation MEKVNNILKNHRYWEYLQKNEQYERDRKFCKHGIDHHLNVARIAYILSIENNMQIDKEIIYAAGLLHDIGRWKEYEQDVDHASASAELSEDILKECGFNRDQRHMIEKAIKEHRKDGVQNTYLSVLLCRSDKFARNCIDCQAINECNRFKDKDISDYRLVY
- the folP gene encoding dihydropteroate synthase, yielding MSCIKRVIKIGNSKLEMGKRTYIMGILNVTPDSFSDGGKYIDLDKAVEHALNMVKDGADIIDIGGESTRPNSSRVDLCQEVRRVIPVVEKLVKAIDIPISVDTYKAEVARLALEQGAHMINDVSGLKEDKDMAEIVAQYRVPVCIMHDSKIYHHQDVIYEIVNGIRESLDIAFSAGIDPENIILDPGIGFGKDWKQNIMIMRRFEELCKLDYPLLLGTSRKSFIGKTLDVPVDQRLEGTLATVCVGITKGADIVRVHDVKQVKRLVDMTDAMVRRC
- the folB gene encoding dihydroneopterin aldolase; protein product: MDSISIKDLEIYAYHGVNEEEKKLGQKFSISLKMYVDLKKAGISDDISDTINYAEVIQDIKSICISKSYNLIETLAEEVARYLLKKYRIINSVKVEVKKPWAPVGCILNYVCISIHRER
- the folK gene encoding 2-amino-4-hydroxy-6-hydroxymethyldihydropteridine diphosphokinase, with amino-acid sequence MSTVYLSLGSNMGDREKNLNNAIRLLEETEDVQVDIISKYIETDPVGYVAQDKFLNCALKISTQLSPSRILKICMNIEKKLKRMRTVKWGPRTIDIDILMYDDLVIDEENLVIPHPRMHHRLFVLECLNEIAPNAVHPSTGKKIKELYTEIVQNTTD
- a CDS encoding ROK family transcriptional regulator; its protein translation is MKTGKPEVIANMNKNAILQLLRKSGPLSRAQISRRLNMSFPAISSNVRILLDHGLIEEVGEGNNYLGRKSTLLAFNPNKGYVIGVDIGRSRLRVMSSNLSGEVIKSIKIDWSTEIEGEHIIDKVCDAINEIVEMSNIPVKDIMCICIGIPGIRDEQQEKNLLAPFIEGWKEIDIEDRISKEFPTEIIIDNSVNFGAIGEKWKGAARGYKDIVYITYGVGIGAGLILNGELYRGFKNAAGEIGYMTVDKHFLRKYFKDAGSLEELVSGAAIGKNISNVYGGEVRTVEEILNRTDQDDAFAFNIVNDIVIYISMTLVNIVSLINPEIIVLSGRIGKAIFERYNDRIIQTMNAHVPYVPEISLSELDEKANVLGAVAVGIRHANSRNIFQTK